A region from the Triticum urartu cultivar G1812 chromosome 1, Tu2.1, whole genome shotgun sequence genome encodes:
- the LOC125523593 gene encoding protein translation factor SUI1 homolog has protein sequence MSDLDVTLPSAFDPFAEANAEDAGAGPGAKDYVHVRIQQRNGRKSLTTVQGLKKEFSYNKILKDLKKEFCCNGTVVQDPELGQVIQLQGDQRKNVATFLVQAGIAKKELIKIHGF, from the exons ATGTCTGATCTCGACGTTACTCTGCCATCTGCCTTCG ATCCTTTTGCTGAGGCAAATGCTGAGGATGCTGGTGCAGGCCCCGGCGCAAAAGATTATGTGCATGTGCGCATCCAGCAGCGCAACGGCAGGAAGAGTCTgaccactgtccagggcctgaaGAAGGAGTTCAGCTACAACAAGATCCTCAAGGATCTCAAGAAAGAATTCTGCTGCAATGGCACAGTAGTCCAGGATCCAGAGCTAGGCCAG GTCATTCAGCTTCAGGGTGATCAGCGTAAGAATGTTGCTACTTTCCTAGTCCAG GCTGGGATTGCGAAGAAGGAGCTCATCAAGATCCACGGCTTCTAA